A genomic stretch from Shewanella woodyi ATCC 51908 includes:
- a CDS encoding family 16 glycosylhydrolase, which produces MDRNQKYLTILKLTFCLSLLSGCSEYTHKNQSTTVPSKQDSYHSSPQILKGHHDTSATVWALNLGGPEYQGIDGVRYQADSLSPPDEIRRMNKVFGTQYQHLYQTYRVGDIKIRRPMTNGLYDITFKFAEPEDIPIGARVFDVLAQGKPVIENLDVRQARDGKHSSALSRTVTDVEITSGQLDIQLVSTQGQPILNAILVSKKQPKSNKWKFVWGDEFNYKGRPDNTKWNLDIWPARKVNDEDQAYTARPENIEVNGGNLVITARKENYANAEYTSARIHAKGKGDFLYGRAEIRAKIPAGQGTWSAIWMLPSDPYKYASSCKKDEEWQGSSSCDAWPNSGEIDIMEHVGFDMQNVHGTVHNRAYYWVNWQQRKGSIEAKNVEQEFHVYAMEWTPEKITIFFDDTPYFTYSNELTGWEAWPFDHPYHIILNLAVGGMWGRAGGPIDDSIFPVKMEVDYVRVYQQLNDTP; this is translated from the coding sequence ATGGACAGAAATCAGAAATATCTAACTATATTGAAGCTCACTTTTTGCTTATCTTTGCTAAGTGGATGCTCGGAATATACCCACAAAAACCAATCAACCACGGTACCTAGCAAACAGGACAGTTACCACTCGTCTCCTCAAATATTAAAGGGTCATCATGATACCAGCGCCACAGTCTGGGCCCTAAACCTAGGGGGACCTGAATACCAAGGTATAGATGGAGTTCGCTACCAAGCGGATTCACTATCTCCTCCAGATGAAATTCGTCGCATGAACAAGGTTTTTGGTACTCAGTATCAGCACCTTTATCAAACCTATCGTGTGGGGGATATTAAGATCCGTCGACCTATGACAAACGGACTTTATGACATCACATTTAAGTTTGCAGAACCCGAAGACATTCCCATCGGAGCTCGGGTTTTTGATGTTTTAGCACAAGGTAAGCCTGTCATTGAAAACTTAGATGTCAGGCAAGCAAGAGATGGAAAACATTCTTCCGCCTTATCAAGAACAGTGACAGATGTAGAGATCACTTCTGGCCAGTTAGATATTCAGCTTGTTTCCACCCAAGGGCAACCCATTTTAAATGCCATTCTTGTCAGCAAAAAACAGCCAAAATCAAACAAGTGGAAGTTTGTTTGGGGCGATGAGTTTAACTATAAAGGACGACCTGATAACACCAAATGGAATTTGGATATTTGGCCAGCGAGAAAGGTCAACGATGAAGACCAAGCTTATACCGCCCGACCTGAAAACATAGAGGTAAATGGAGGTAATTTAGTTATTACAGCCCGTAAAGAGAATTACGCTAACGCCGAGTACACCTCAGCCAGAATACACGCTAAGGGGAAAGGTGATTTTCTTTATGGGCGTGCTGAGATACGCGCAAAAATTCCTGCAGGACAAGGCACTTGGTCTGCTATCTGGATGTTACCAAGCGACCCTTACAAGTACGCCAGTAGTTGCAAAAAAGATGAAGAGTGGCAGGGAAGTTCAAGCTGTGATGCTTGGCCCAATTCCGGTGAGATAGACATTATGGAACATGTAGGTTTTGATATGCAAAACGTACATGGCACAGTACACAACAGAGCTTATTATTGGGTAAATTGGCAGCAGCGAAAAGGCAGTATTGAAGCCAAAAATGTTGAGCAAGAGTTCCACGTATATGCCATGGAATGGACCCCAGAAAAGATCACCATATTTTTTGATGACACCCCCTATTTTACCTATTCAAACGAGTTAACAGGTTGGGAGGCTTGGCCCTTCGACCACCCATATCACATCATCTTAAACTTAGCGGTTGGCGGCATGTGGGGAAGAGCTGGTGGCCCAATAGATGACTCAATATTTCCAGTAAAAATGGAAGTGGATTACGTCAGAGTGTATCAACAATTGAATGATACCCCGTAA
- a CDS encoding glycoside hydrolase family 16 protein produces the protein MKTIDGCKSTRLRMGKLSLGAAILVGLAGCGSDTNTDTNIDAIDPQQPVEDWVMVWSDEFDGASIDSSKWTHEVDCNGGGNQEQQCYTDSAENSFVADGMLNIVAKTAPEGSAKPYTSARLNTKEHMDWKYGRFEMRAKLPSGQGSWPAFWMLPTDEVYGGWPRSGEIDIIESVNLKAGTTDGGSEAHVYGTLHYGKVWPDNSSSGQPYLLPDEINPADDFHTYAIEWQEGEIRWYVDDYLYATQRSSELRYNAEGEAIGLSHRGWFSENFNIVTGELETQWSSAPYDEKFHLILNFAVGGNWPSSVNDTGIDAEVFADGQTFAIDYVRVYECASNPDTGKGCETVRPGYDSLDDALVEGKAPNPPLPIPTETANLTVFEDAENPSWPMWDCCGGSTPTVETDDADHGATAEFTIGAQPTVMGFITRRSGGGDDSPYNASGIKDDGVISFDMKVTSVPADGSAAWNFKVESSGGPENSGTAVTLALTDSNEGAAPVTGQWQTYTFSLQALFDAGLDLSDIDVLMVFPDWGKGEGAVYRLDNVMIGTLGDSPELTIFENNYNPDWPMFDCCAGSTPTEESDDAEHGITAEFTIGDTAEPTVLGFSTRDGYMGSGMPFNGSAILEEGVISFDVKIVTAPSDASAVWKFKVEASGGTSDGNSGSALELDLATGSAGMAPTVGEWRSYSFTLQSLFDAGLDVSDIDTLMIFPEWGKGNGAVYRVDNVKIHDPNGTSNPAPSSELKLYQDTTATDWVLWDCCGGSIPTQENDDADHGSTAEFSIGSEPTVMGFNARSGIGGGAPFDASALLATGVIKFDMKVVTAPSDSSAEWNFKIEAAGGVENGAEGSAVTVGLADSNEGVSPVTGTWQTYTFTLQSLFDAGLDISAIDVVMIFPDWGKGEGAVYRIDNAVIGAP, from the coding sequence ATGAAAACAATAGATGGTTGTAAAAGCACAAGATTAAGAATGGGAAAGCTCTCTTTAGGAGCTGCTATTCTTGTGGGATTGGCAGGGTGTGGTAGCGATACTAATACTGACACTAATATCGATGCCATTGATCCACAGCAGCCCGTTGAAGATTGGGTCATGGTGTGGAGTGATGAGTTTGATGGTGCCAGTATAGACTCCAGTAAGTGGACCCATGAGGTGGATTGCAACGGCGGCGGAAACCAAGAGCAACAGTGTTATACCGACTCTGCTGAAAACTCTTTTGTTGCTGATGGAATGCTGAATATTGTTGCTAAAACGGCGCCAGAAGGTTCAGCAAAGCCTTACACATCGGCAAGGTTAAACACTAAAGAGCATATGGACTGGAAATATGGCCGATTTGAGATGCGTGCCAAACTTCCCTCTGGTCAAGGCTCATGGCCAGCTTTTTGGATGCTGCCAACCGATGAAGTGTATGGCGGTTGGCCCCGCTCAGGTGAGATAGACATTATCGAGTCTGTTAACCTAAAGGCGGGCACCACAGATGGTGGGTCAGAAGCTCACGTGTATGGCACGCTTCACTATGGCAAGGTATGGCCTGATAACAGCTCCTCTGGCCAACCCTATCTTCTTCCCGATGAGATTAACCCCGCTGATGATTTCCACACCTATGCTATTGAGTGGCAGGAGGGGGAGATCCGCTGGTATGTCGATGACTACCTGTATGCAACTCAACGAAGCTCTGAATTAAGATATAACGCAGAAGGCGAAGCGATAGGGCTGTCTCACAGGGGGTGGTTTTCTGAAAACTTCAATATCGTCACAGGTGAGCTTGAAACTCAGTGGAGTAGTGCACCTTATGATGAAAAATTTCACCTTATCTTAAACTTTGCTGTCGGCGGTAACTGGCCATCGTCAGTGAATGACACTGGCATTGATGCTGAGGTTTTCGCCGATGGGCAGACCTTTGCTATCGATTACGTACGTGTATATGAGTGTGCGTCGAACCCTGATACAGGTAAAGGTTGTGAGACCGTTAGACCTGGCTATGACAGTCTCGATGATGCGCTGGTAGAGGGGAAAGCCCCTAACCCTCCCCTTCCCATTCCGACTGAAACAGCAAACTTAACTGTTTTTGAGGATGCAGAGAATCCATCTTGGCCTATGTGGGATTGTTGTGGTGGTTCTACACCGACTGTTGAAACCGATGATGCTGACCATGGTGCGACCGCAGAGTTTACTATCGGGGCGCAACCCACAGTGATGGGGTTTATTACCAGAAGGAGTGGTGGAGGAGATGATTCTCCCTATAATGCTTCAGGTATTAAAGATGACGGTGTTATCAGCTTTGATATGAAGGTGACTTCGGTTCCCGCTGATGGAAGTGCTGCATGGAATTTTAAAGTTGAATCATCGGGTGGGCCAGAGAATAGTGGTACAGCGGTTACTCTTGCTTTAACTGATAGCAATGAAGGTGCTGCCCCAGTAACTGGTCAGTGGCAAACCTATACCTTCTCGCTACAAGCTTTATTTGATGCTGGCTTAGATCTTAGTGACATCGATGTACTGATGGTATTTCCTGATTGGGGCAAAGGGGAAGGCGCTGTTTATCGCCTGGATAACGTCATGATTGGTACTCTAGGTGATTCTCCTGAGTTGACCATTTTTGAAAATAACTACAACCCTGATTGGCCAATGTTTGACTGCTGTGCTGGTTCAACACCTACAGAAGAGAGCGATGATGCCGAGCACGGTATTACGGCAGAGTTCACTATTGGCGATACTGCAGAACCTACAGTATTGGGATTCTCAACTCGAGATGGGTATATGGGGAGTGGCATGCCATTTAATGGCTCGGCTATTTTGGAAGAAGGTGTTATTTCTTTTGATGTCAAGATCGTAACAGCTCCTTCAGATGCAAGTGCAGTATGGAAGTTTAAAGTTGAAGCATCTGGTGGTACTAGTGATGGCAATTCTGGTTCAGCTTTGGAGCTTGATCTGGCTACTGGCAGCGCCGGTATGGCACCGACAGTTGGTGAATGGAGAAGCTACAGCTTTACACTGCAATCTCTTTTTGATGCGGGGCTAGATGTCAGTGATATTGATACGCTAATGATCTTTCCTGAATGGGGTAAAGGTAATGGCGCCGTTTATCGTGTTGATAATGTAAAAATTCACGATCCAAATGGGACGTCTAATCCTGCGCCATCCTCTGAACTCAAACTCTACCAAGATACCACAGCTACAGATTGGGTGTTGTGGGACTGCTGTGGTGGATCTATACCGACACAGGAGAACGATGATGCAGATCATGGCAGTACTGCTGAGTTTTCAATTGGGTCTGAACCAACGGTAATGGGCTTTAATGCAAGAAGTGGGATAGGTGGAGGGGCACCTTTTGATGCGAGCGCTCTGCTTGCAACGGGTGTGATTAAGTTTGATATGAAGGTTGTAACAGCCCCAAGTGATAGTAGTGCGGAGTGGAACTTTAAGATAGAGGCTGCAGGTGGGGTTGAAAATGGAGCGGAAGGAAGTGCCGTAACAGTTGGTTTAGCGGACAGTAATGAGGGCGTATCTCCAGTTACGGGAACGTGGCAGACCTATACTTTCACTCTGCAATCACTTTTTGATGCTGGGCTCGATATCAGTGCAATTGATGTTGTCATGATCTTCCCTGATTGGGGCAAGGGAGAGGGAGCGGTTTACCGAATTGATAACGCAGTGATAGGTGCACCTTAA
- a CDS encoding TonB-dependent receptor, with amino-acid sequence MLLKQFKKSRLSVALAVVLGSGSAPFAMAEESNESEKETNIEVIEVKGIQGSLYRSMDLKRGSSGVVDAISAEELGKFPDTNLAESLQRITGVTVSRANGEGSQITVRGFGPQYNLITLNGRQMPGTGYSRSYSLENLSSEAVKSLEVIKTAKADMPTGGLGATVNIVTRKPLNDPGQSFSFSAKGIYDESNVEGDDVTPEISGIYNQTFLDDSLGFVISASHQERDFQQQVANSQGWIAQTDNKTLAKADGSTFIDGRIRNEAGNILSHFTDEDGVPVAPSFFPRDMNYSVNDVQRERTNAMATLQYAPTEDLVLTADYVVTRALTGINGFGWGIWNSSTSGAPVVAYELDENGTALYSDIRGGDGSFTANRSTTEVNAQSVGLNIDWTLNDEWTLSLDYHDSSNEIDNGADKGLGGAGQVILGSDQLTSKIYDYRGGDVPHATINWNNGSTQLDPGAIDSNFSQFIHSPGESEIQQAQLNANWYPDFLDNLTKVDFGGSYTKQTLSGTTAWSGLRGGPGFNPSYTEIFPDSMFHLQSTAGLLDELAGGGAGLLPSYFYSFDFDEAVARQLAFINQDVAGENYYSADPYFDGIDSSNLIEEETSSLYITSAWEFDIADITVDVNLGLRYEKTEVSSTVKQKVEQQVVWASATEWVTLYEAGGDDNFFTQTGEYDVWLPMVDISAEVYEDLLVRVSASKTLGRPLLGDMVAGRSLSGSPKVGSRTGGIGNPGLLPLESVNFDVSFEYYYGDASYASIGLFSKDVSNFVSRSTNQITIDGLHDVYNSPRYLEAVSQLEAAGTSVTENSIFDQMIANGHGNASGQIEALSSDPLIVWDVTSPVNSDKKSVEGIELAVQHIFGESGFGFGANATFVSGDVKFDSYSLAQQQPLEGLGDSANFQAFYENDELSVKFTYAWRDSYLIGVGQSQGSADAPPQFAKEYGQLDASINYDINENITIFLEGININNETEEGYGRFEEQFLFARQYGSRYMLGGRVSF; translated from the coding sequence ATGTTATTGAAGCAATTTAAGAAGAGTCGTTTGTCAGTCGCTCTAGCTGTCGTGCTGGGGTCTGGAAGTGCTCCTTTCGCCATGGCTGAAGAGAGTAACGAGTCCGAAAAAGAGACCAATATTGAAGTTATTGAGGTTAAAGGTATTCAGGGAAGCCTCTATCGCTCTATGGATTTAAAGCGAGGATCATCGGGTGTTGTTGATGCTATCTCTGCCGAGGAGTTAGGTAAGTTTCCTGATACTAACTTAGCAGAATCACTACAGAGAATTACTGGTGTAACGGTGAGCCGTGCCAATGGTGAAGGCAGCCAAATAACGGTCAGGGGTTTTGGTCCGCAATATAACTTGATCACACTTAATGGCAGACAGATGCCAGGTACCGGTTATAGCCGCTCCTACAGCTTAGAAAACCTTTCTTCTGAGGCGGTAAAGTCCCTTGAGGTGATAAAGACGGCCAAAGCGGATATGCCAACAGGTGGTTTAGGCGCCACGGTCAATATTGTGACTCGTAAGCCTCTGAACGATCCTGGTCAATCATTTAGCTTCTCCGCTAAAGGTATCTATGATGAGTCTAATGTCGAAGGTGATGATGTGACCCCTGAGATCTCGGGGATTTACAATCAGACATTCTTAGATGACAGTTTAGGTTTTGTTATTAGCGCCTCTCATCAAGAGCGAGATTTTCAGCAGCAGGTGGCCAACAGCCAAGGCTGGATAGCACAAACTGATAATAAAACACTCGCTAAAGCTGATGGCTCAACATTCATTGATGGTCGAATAAGAAATGAAGCAGGGAATATACTGTCTCATTTTACTGATGAAGATGGAGTTCCCGTTGCCCCCTCTTTTTTCCCGCGGGATATGAACTATAGCGTCAATGACGTACAGCGCGAACGAACCAATGCTATGGCCACGCTACAATATGCACCAACCGAAGATCTGGTGCTGACTGCAGATTATGTGGTTACTCGAGCGTTGACTGGCATTAACGGGTTTGGTTGGGGGATCTGGAACTCCTCAACCAGTGGTGCACCTGTCGTTGCTTATGAATTGGATGAGAATGGTACCGCCCTCTACTCAGATATTCGTGGTGGTGATGGCTCTTTTACTGCCAATCGAAGTACGACAGAGGTGAATGCACAGTCTGTTGGGTTAAATATCGATTGGACGTTAAATGATGAATGGACGCTAAGTCTGGATTACCATGATTCCTCCAATGAGATAGATAACGGCGCTGACAAGGGACTTGGTGGTGCTGGGCAAGTTATTTTGGGCTCAGATCAGCTGACCTCCAAAATCTATGACTACCGTGGTGGTGATGTGCCTCATGCGACGATTAATTGGAATAATGGCAGTACTCAACTAGATCCAGGTGCTATCGATTCAAACTTCAGCCAGTTTATCCACTCACCAGGGGAGTCTGAGATCCAACAAGCTCAGCTCAATGCCAACTGGTACCCAGATTTTCTCGATAACTTAACGAAAGTTGATTTTGGTGGCTCTTATACCAAGCAAACACTCTCAGGCACTACGGCTTGGAGTGGATTGAGAGGCGGGCCAGGTTTTAACCCTTCCTACACAGAGATCTTTCCTGACTCTATGTTCCACTTACAGAGTACCGCAGGTTTGCTAGATGAGCTGGCTGGTGGTGGGGCTGGGTTGTTGCCAAGTTATTTCTATAGTTTTGATTTCGATGAAGCTGTGGCAAGGCAATTAGCTTTTATTAACCAAGATGTGGCTGGGGAGAACTATTACTCTGCTGACCCTTACTTTGATGGTATCGATAGCTCGAATCTGATCGAAGAGGAGACCTCTTCACTCTATATCACTTCAGCGTGGGAGTTTGATATCGCTGATATTACGGTTGATGTCAATCTTGGCTTAAGGTATGAGAAAACTGAAGTATCCAGTACCGTTAAGCAGAAGGTTGAGCAGCAAGTCGTTTGGGCGAGTGCTACGGAGTGGGTAACCCTGTATGAAGCAGGTGGAGATGATAACTTTTTCACTCAAACCGGTGAATATGATGTCTGGCTACCTATGGTAGATATCAGTGCAGAGGTGTATGAAGATCTACTCGTACGTGTATCGGCCAGCAAAACCTTAGGTCGTCCACTACTTGGTGACATGGTTGCAGGTCGCAGTTTAAGTGGTAGCCCTAAGGTTGGCTCTCGAACTGGTGGGATAGGTAATCCTGGGTTGTTGCCACTTGAATCGGTCAATTTCGATGTATCATTCGAGTATTACTACGGTGATGCCAGTTACGCTTCTATCGGTCTATTTAGTAAAGATGTGAGTAACTTTGTCTCTCGTAGTACTAATCAGATCACGATTGATGGCCTGCATGATGTTTATAACAGCCCAAGATACTTAGAGGCGGTAAGTCAGCTAGAAGCTGCGGGCACCTCTGTGACAGAAAACAGTATCTTTGATCAGATGATCGCCAATGGTCATGGAAACGCATCAGGGCAAATAGAGGCGTTAAGTTCAGATCCGCTAATTGTTTGGGATGTAACATCACCAGTCAATAGTGATAAAAAATCAGTCGAAGGTATTGAGCTGGCTGTACAGCATATCTTTGGTGAGAGTGGTTTTGGATTTGGTGCTAACGCCACCTTTGTCAGTGGCGATGTGAAGTTTGACTCCTACAGTCTTGCACAGCAGCAGCCGTTGGAAGGGTTGGGAGATTCTGCGAACTTCCAGGCATTTTATGAGAATGATGAGCTGTCGGTGAAGTTTACCTACGCTTGGCGTGACAGTTACCTAATTGGTGTCGGTCAATCCCAAGGTTCGGCTGATGCGCCACCTCAGTTTGCTAAAGAGTATGGTCAGTTGGATGCCAGTATCAACTATGATATCAATGAAAATATCACCATATTCCTTGAAGGCATTAATATCAATAATGAGACTGAAGAGGGTTACGGCCGCTTTGAAGAGCAGTTTCTATTTGCTAGACAATATGGTTCTCGTTATATGCTAGGTGGGCGTGTGAGCTTTTAA
- a CDS encoding glycoside hydrolase family 17 protein gives MSKNYNKYMSLAGVNFANLTTDALRTLAVDILSEKIHGISFSPYTEGQKPGNDITEAQIKDRLDIIKPNVNWVRSFSSTEGNQHTPKVAKENGLNTLVGVWLDGDLENNEKELANAIEVARAGHVDILAVGNEVLLRGELSEDALIAYIKRAKQALPDIEVGYVDAYFKFEDYPKITEACDVILANCYPFWEGCPADYSLLYMKDMYRRAVKAGRGKRVIITETGWPNQGTAERGAIPSFDNALKYFINTYLWAEEESIEVFYFSSFDETWKIEDEGDVGAYWGLWNKDGKLKYV, from the coding sequence GTGTCCAAGAACTACAACAAATATATGTCGTTAGCTGGCGTTAATTTTGCCAACTTAACCACAGATGCACTACGCACTCTGGCGGTCGATATCCTTTCAGAGAAGATACATGGTATCTCCTTTAGTCCCTATACAGAGGGACAAAAACCAGGGAATGATATTACCGAGGCGCAGATTAAAGATAGATTGGATATTATCAAGCCAAATGTTAACTGGGTTCGCTCTTTCTCCAGTACAGAAGGTAATCAACATACCCCGAAAGTGGCTAAAGAAAATGGCCTGAATACCTTAGTAGGAGTCTGGCTTGATGGCGATTTAGAAAACAACGAGAAAGAGCTCGCCAATGCCATTGAAGTTGCTCGTGCTGGCCACGTCGATATTCTCGCAGTTGGCAACGAGGTCCTGCTCCGAGGTGAGCTGTCTGAAGATGCGTTAATCGCCTATATCAAACGGGCGAAACAAGCATTACCCGATATTGAAGTTGGCTATGTTGATGCCTACTTCAAGTTTGAAGACTACCCCAAAATAACTGAAGCTTGCGATGTGATTTTGGCCAACTGCTACCCTTTTTGGGAAGGCTGCCCCGCAGATTATTCACTTCTTTACATGAAAGATATGTATCGCCGCGCTGTAAAAGCCGGTAGAGGAAAGCGAGTTATCATCACCGAAACAGGCTGGCCTAATCAGGGAACAGCTGAGAGAGGGGCCATACCGTCATTTGATAATGCTTTAAAGTACTTCATAAATACCTACCTCTGGGCTGAGGAGGAGTCTATTGAGGTGTTCTATTTCTCCTCTTTCGATGAAACTTGGAAGATAGAGGATGAGGGTGATGTTGGCGCGTATTGGGGACTTTGGAATAAGGATGGAAAACTGAAATATGTTTAA
- a CDS encoding putative Ig domain-containing protein, whose amino-acid sequence MKIQCKRLALVTSIAMAMSGCGSDSNTSEGVEVITNYPPVITSTALLTAMANEEYSYTVTATDEDSVDTLTMSAQTLPSWLNFDIATGVLSGTPTVENVGSHQVTIVVSDDTVETMQTFTLVVAAPANTLPVITSVGVTSATVGTAYSYTLVATDADNDALTMSASTLPDWLMFDPSSGVLSGTPAMEDEGSVEITLTVEDGSDAVTQTFSIAVTSAPRVPQLVVYEDAANSLWPAWDCCGGTTPAIVTDADAAFGSVTQFTIVGDTVVGFNARDAVDGVAFDTPNGTILEFDLKVNTMPSAGDTNWMLKLEGAGVAFEVNLNTSAEGLAPVLDTWMHYTFDLSDSGLSEVDLIMMFPAWGTGDGAIFSVDNVEFYNDAATTPEPEPEPEPEPQPAPSSALTIFSDVVDTNWSQWSDGDATAELVTDADVAYGATVEFGTAGQTVAGFSNREDLGGTGVTFDASSFASTGTLEFDLKMTAEPATTVWKLKVEGTGAVEVDLPQTPVLDVWTHYSFNLSTLGDLSAINNIMVFPNWADNAGAVYRIDNLKLLTTGNVSSNSGGSAIIDVATGIDFEGDESQQASWIAFENGDPSPALEFVSNPDPVGNTSATVAKLNLMASGSMWGGAIVDSVTPFALSASNAVVKIWVYKDRISPVGVKFENATQGSHGVRTATNTLINQWEELTIDFTADIGLPENGAITAIAVFPDNFPETESRESDATVYFDNITFGN is encoded by the coding sequence ATGAAGATTCAGTGCAAGCGCCTTGCGTTAGTAACTAGCATCGCTATGGCGATGTCAGGTTGCGGTTCCGATTCAAACACCAGTGAGGGAGTGGAGGTTATTACTAACTATCCTCCTGTTATCACAAGTACTGCACTCTTAACTGCTATGGCTAATGAAGAGTACAGCTATACGGTGACTGCAACTGATGAAGATAGTGTTGATACGCTCACTATGTCGGCGCAAACACTACCTAGCTGGCTTAACTTTGATATTGCTACTGGTGTGTTATCTGGTACCCCGACGGTTGAGAATGTCGGTAGCCATCAAGTGACAATCGTGGTCAGCGATGACACGGTAGAGACCATGCAAACATTTACCCTTGTAGTGGCAGCACCTGCTAACACACTGCCTGTTATCACCAGTGTTGGTGTCACTAGTGCAACAGTAGGAACCGCCTATAGTTATACCTTGGTGGCGACAGACGCTGACAATGATGCCTTAACTATGTCTGCATCAACATTACCTGATTGGCTTATGTTCGACCCAAGCTCTGGTGTTCTATCTGGTACTCCTGCTATGGAAGATGAGGGGAGCGTAGAGATCACCTTAACGGTTGAGGATGGCTCAGATGCAGTCACTCAAACATTTAGTATTGCTGTGACCAGTGCGCCTAGAGTGCCGCAGTTAGTGGTTTATGAAGATGCTGCAAATTCACTTTGGCCAGCTTGGGATTGCTGCGGTGGCACAACGCCTGCCATTGTTACTGACGCTGATGCTGCGTTTGGAAGTGTGACGCAATTTACTATTGTGGGTGACACTGTGGTTGGTTTTAACGCAAGAGATGCGGTCGATGGTGTCGCATTTGATACACCTAATGGCACCATTTTAGAGTTCGACCTTAAAGTGAATACCATGCCAAGTGCGGGTGATACCAACTGGATGTTAAAGTTAGAGGGTGCTGGGGTGGCTTTTGAAGTTAATCTGAATACCAGTGCAGAGGGGCTTGCGCCTGTTCTGGATACTTGGATGCACTACACCTTTGATTTGTCTGATTCAGGTTTGAGTGAAGTTGATCTTATTATGATGTTTCCTGCATGGGGTACAGGTGACGGGGCTATATTCAGTGTTGATAATGTAGAGTTTTATAATGATGCCGCAACGACTCCTGAGCCAGAACCGGAACCAGAGCCAGAACCACAACCAGCTCCATCATCGGCACTGACGATATTTTCAGATGTTGTTGATACCAACTGGAGTCAGTGGAGTGATGGCGATGCCACTGCAGAGTTAGTTACAGATGCTGATGTGGCTTATGGCGCTACTGTTGAGTTTGGCACTGCAGGTCAAACCGTTGCTGGTTTTTCAAATCGTGAAGATTTAGGCGGAACAGGTGTCACCTTTGATGCCAGTAGTTTCGCTTCAACGGGAACACTTGAGTTTGACCTGAAAATGACAGCAGAGCCTGCAACAACCGTGTGGAAACTTAAGGTTGAGGGAACTGGTGCGGTAGAAGTTGATCTACCTCAAACTCCAGTGTTGGATGTTTGGACTCACTACTCATTTAATTTAAGTACCTTAGGCGATCTTTCTGCCATAAATAATATTATGGTGTTCCCTAATTGGGCTGATAATGCCGGTGCCGTTTATCGCATCGATAACCTTAAGCTACTTACTACAGGTAATGTGAGCTCAAACTCCGGTGGCAGTGCAATAATTGATGTAGCTACAGGCATCGATTTTGAAGGTGATGAAAGTCAGCAAGCGAGTTGGATAGCGTTTGAAAATGGCGATCCGTCTCCAGCGCTTGAGTTTGTGAGTAACCCCGATCCAGTGGGGAACACGTCAGCTACTGTTGCTAAACTCAATCTGATGGCATCTGGCAGTATGTGGGGGGGGGCGATAGTTGACTCTGTGACGCCATTTGCATTGAGCGCGAGTAATGCCGTCGTCAAAATTTGGGTTTACAAGGATCGAATTAGCCCAGTTGGCGTTAAGTTTGAGAATGCTACTCAAGGTTCCCATGGCGTGAGAACAGCCACTAATACGCTAATTAATCAGTGGGAGGAGCTCACCATCGACTTTACCGCAGATATCGGTTTACCTGAAAACGGCGCGATAACTGCTATTGCAGTGTTCCCTGACAATTTCCCTGAGACTGAATCGAGAGAAAGTGATGCAACAGTTTACTTCGATAACATTACGTTTGGTAATTAA